From one Plasmodium yoelii strain 17X genome assembly, chromosome: 12 genomic stretch:
- a CDS encoding PIR protein, whose product MMNYNLCSKFHIVRKLFPNEFENNEDYKIDVDNFFNEYYDNNNKRDYLDKVNAGCLYLFKNLFGSSHSFKECTQNNMKVVEYIIIWLSYMLSLKSNGKINNLKDFYNQYIKNAEKYTNHISGVESHYRSYKDLIDKNNYLLNMDMINISKFYESFILLCELNTKLYENVSNCEEYLGKARKFVKKYDELNEKYYDFNDKYSIIKGSPYNQLLSKLSNDYNNLKNRCKYYKSINYPSLPTYSRRSVIRNTLIPLIFVVTAICLRIAYKYSLFGFRENFQKQHLKRKIKKTIKKMNY is encoded by the exons ATGATGAATTACAACTTG tgtaGTAAATTCCATATAGTAAGGAAATTGTTTCCCAATGAATTCGAAAATAATGAAGACTATAAAATTGATGttgataattttttcaatgaatattatgataataataataaacgtGATTACCTCGATAAAGttaatgctggatgtttatatttgtttaaaaatTTGTTTGGGAGTTCACATTCGTTTAAAGAATGTacacaaaataatatgaagGTGGTTGAATACATCAtaatatggttaagttatatgttaagcCTAAAAtcaaatggaaaaataaacaatttaaaagATTTTTATAATCAATATATAAAGAATGCTGAGAAGTATACAAATCATATATCTGGTGTTGAAAGTCATTATCGTAgttataaggatcttatagataaaaataattaccttttaaatatggatatgataaatatatctaaattttatgaatcatttatattattatgtgaatTGAATACTAAACTTTATGAAAATGTTTCAAATTGCGAGGAATATTTAGGAAAAGCTCgcaaatttgttaaaaaatatgatgaacttaatgaaaaatattatgattttAATGACAAATATAGTATTATTAAAGGCAGTCCATATAATCAACTATTGTCtaaattatcaaatgattataataatttaaaaaatagatgtaaatattataaatctATCAATTACCCATCTCTCCCAACATATTCACGAAGATCAGTAATAAGGAACACACTAATTCCACTTATATTTGTTGTAACAGCAATTTGTTTGAGAAttgcttataag tattcgttatttggatttcgggaaaattttcaaaaacaacatttaaaaagaaaaataaaaaaaacaataaagaaaatgaattattaa
- a CDS encoding fam-b protein encodes MRVNILKYVFFSIIICFFEYAQNELYTVNERNICLGRNVINFRSNRVLADADNQLNLNDFYQSTLSLANQLNEYNDYDDDKEISFLRNTIDSHIKKHQENNTLPDINSLDKKTKKVIRKLQKELEEVKKELNNKSNSEMTTKLTQEEITKTDENNSVSEDEDFNQLENEVNTLETENNQIDFSNNNFKDKQKLKKMVKGLIIRGLLIVLFSLAIALSGFINITFVIIGIGISIETIIKFYQCVKLALKVYRKPKKSKTSK; translated from the exons ATGAGAGtcaatattttaaaatatgtttttttttcaattattatttgctTTTTTGAATATGCTCAAAAT GAATTATACACTGTAAACGAGAGAAACATATGTCTTGGAAGGaatgtaataaattttaGAAGTAATAGGGTATTAGCAGATGCAGACAAtcaattaaatttaaatgatttttatcAATCAACTTTGAGTCTTGCAAATCAACTTAATGAGTATAATGACTATGACGATGACAAAGAAATATCATTTCTTCGAAATACTATAGATTCACATATAAAGAAGCATCAAGAAAATAACACATTACCCGATATAAATAGTTTAGataaaaaaactaaaaaagtAATTCGTAAACTTCAAAAAGAATTAGAAGAAGTAAAAAAAGAgcttaataataaaagtaataGTGAAATGACAACAAAACTGACACAAGAGGAAATAACTAAAacagatgaaaataattctgTATCAGAAGATGAAGACTTTAACCAGTTGGAAAATGAAGTAAATACATTGGAGACCGAAAATAATCAGATcgattttagtaataataattttaaagataaacaaaagttaaaaaaaatggtaaaagGATTAATAATAAGGGGACTGTTGATAGTTTTGTTTTCTTTGGCGATAGCACTATCAGGATTCATTAATATCACATTTGTTATTATAGGTATAGGAATTTCAATTGAAacaattattaaattttatcaaTGCGTTAAGTTAGCccttaaagtatatagaaaacccaaaaaatcaaaaacaTCAAAATAA